The following are encoded together in the Salvia hispanica cultivar TCC Black 2014 chromosome 6, UniMelb_Shisp_WGS_1.0, whole genome shotgun sequence genome:
- the LOC125191850 gene encoding F-box/LRR-repeat protein 10 isoform X7 encodes MTLILMFDVSVFLRHSFARVWALASPKLISLEIEYISSVMMTELLNPAVGLHQTSSHPWPSVLPNLQKLCLSVDYITDTMVSTISKCLVSLTHLDLRDIPIMEPRMAFDLTNNGLQQINAHGKLKHLCLVRSQEIAPTFFKRVNDLGILLMADKCSAMESICLGGFCQVTDTGYKTLLHSCSKLYVLRVFHGTHLTDLVFHDIAATSCSMTHVSLRWCNLLTNLAVTRLASNADLSTLDLRDCRNLGDEALRAISMLPKLKTLLLDGCDLTDAGLSYLSKGVMNHLVSLSVRGCKRLTDRCISSLFDGKSNPELRELDLSNLPNISDAAVLLLARSRILISELRMRQCPLIGDTSVMALASMQVDENTWCGSSLRLLDIYNCGGITQLAFRWLKKPYFPRLRWLGVTGSMNRDAVEALARSRPYIHVTTQGEELGTEQWDNMEDAHLQDYDDVDEFEEWLLGGGGGEGEGDDDDYEDEEQDMSDAEMEDAVGHES; translated from the exons ATG ACATTGATCCTGATGTTTGATGTCTCCGTATTTCTGCGCCATAGTTTTGCTCGTGTGTGGGCTCTGGCCTCGCCAAAACTCATTTCTCTTGAGATCGAGTATATTTCCTCAGTAATGATGACGGAACTGCTTAACCCTGCTGTGGGACTCCATCAGACATCGTCGCATCCATGGCCATCTGTATTGCCTAATTTACAGAAGTTATGCCTTTCTGTGGACTATATTACTGACACCATGGTGAGCACAATATCTAAGTGCCTCGTCTCCTTGACTCATCTAGATCTTCGAGATATACCCATAATGGAACCGAGAATGGCATTTGATCTCACTAACAACGGCCTTCAACAAATTAATGCACATGGTAAGCTGAAGCACCTCTGTTTGGTGAGAAGTCAAGAGATTGCTCCTACATTCTTCAAGCGAGTCAATGATCTCGGTATCCTTCTTATGGCTGATAAATGTTCGGCCATGGAAAGCATTTGTCTTGGTGGCTTTTGCCAAGTGACGGATACAGGTTATAAAACACTTCTGCATTCATGCTCCAAATTATATGTTCTCAGGGTGTTCCATGGTACTCATCTTACTGACCTGGTCTTTCATGACATAGCTGCAACGTCATGTTCTATGACACACGTTAGCCTACGGTGGTGTAATCTCTTAACGAACTTGGCCGTCACACGTTTGGCATCCAATGCAGATCTCTCCACTCTCGACTTGCGAGATTGTAGAAACCTTGGAGATGAAGCTCTTCGAGCTATCAGTATGCTTCCCAAGTTGAAGACTCTACTTCTCGACGGCTGTGATTTAACTGATGCAGGTTTATCCTACTTAAGCAAAGGTGTGATGAATCACCTGGTTTCGTTGTCTGTGAGAGGATGCAAGAGACTCACTGACAGATGCATCTCTTCCCTTTTTGATGGGAAGTCTAACCCAGAATTAAGAGAATTGGATCTATCAAATCTTCCAAATATCTCTGACGCTGCTGTCCTGTTACTAGCAAGAAGCCGCATCCTAATATCCGAGCTGCGGATGAGACAATGCCCCCTCATTGGTGACACTTCTGTCATGGCACTAGCCTCGATGCAGGTTGATGAGAACACTTGGTGTGGAAGTAGCTTGAGGTTGTTGGATATCTATAACTGCGGGGGCATCACTCAACTTGCATTCCGGTGGTTAAAGAAGCCGTATTTCCCTAGATTGAGATGGTTGGGGGTGACAGGATCCATGAACAGGGATGCCGTTGAGGCTCTGGCAAGAAGCAGGCCGTATATACACGTTACTACACAGGGTGAGGAACTAGGGACAGAACAGTGGGATAACATGGAGGATGCTCATTTGCAGGACTATGACGATGTGGACGAGTTTGAGGAGTGGCTTTTAGGAGGAGGgggaggagaaggagaaggagatgaCGATGACTACGAAGATGAAGAGCAAGATATGAGTGATGCTGAGATGGAAGATGCTGTTGGACATGAGTCGTGA
- the LOC125191850 gene encoding F-box/LRR-repeat protein 10 isoform X4, protein MAAPPGSARTGILGLDHLPSALIATIMTKLDIPSILSLASTCTACRSCAAEILSFLPNFHLPDIAPSIDLLRPLLPHCNPYLRSLKVDCTRLDDSSLDSLLHPSLQELCLRNCADFSGRLLSELGRTCKDLRFLYLSSVAEKRGRSVDVLHLEEMLSGCTQLETLILMFDVSVFLRHSFARVWALASPKLISLEIEYISSVMMTELLNPAVGLHQTSSHPWPSVLPNLQKLCLSVDYITDTMVSTISKCLVSLTHLDLRDIPIMEPRMAFDLTNNGLQQINAHGKLKHLCLVRSQEIAPTFFKRVNDLGILLMADKCSAMESICLGGFCQVTDTGYKTLLHSCSKLYVLRVFHGTHLTDLVFHDIAATSCSMTHVSLRWCNLLTNLAVTRLASNADLSTLDLRDCRNLGDEALRAISMLPKLKTLLLDGCDLTDAGLSYLSKGVMNHLVSLSVRGCKRLTDRCISSLFDGKSNPELRELDLSNLPNISDAAVLLLARSRILISELRMRQCPLIGDTSVMALASMQVDENTWCGSSLRLLDIYNCGGITQLAFRWLKKPYFPRLRWLGVTGSMNRDAVEALARSRPYIHVTTQGEELGTEQWDNMEDAHLQDYDDVDEFEEWLLGGGGGEGEGDDDDYEDEEQDMSDAEMEDAVGHES, encoded by the exons atgGCAGCTCCGCCTGGCTCAGCGCGCACGGGAATTCTGGGCCTGGATCATCTCCCTTCAGCCCTAATAGCAACGATCATGACAAAGCTCGACATCCCCTCCATCCTCTCACTGGCCTCCACGTGTACGGCCTGCCGCTCCTGCGCTGCCGAAATACTCTCATTCCTCCCCAATTTCCATCTGCCT GATATTGCGCCTTCAATTGATTTATTGAGGCCGCTGCTTCCGCACTGCAACCCCTACTTGCGTAGCTTGAAGGTGGACTGCACTCGCCTCGATGATTCGTCTTTGGATTCTCTCCTCCACCCTTCGCTGCAGGAGCTCTGCCTCCGGAATTGCGCGGATTTCAGCGGCAGGCTTTTATCCGAGCTAGGGCGCACTTGCAAGGATCTTAG GTTTCTGTATTTAAGTTCCGTGGCAGAGAAGAGGGGAAGATCAGTTGATGTATTGCATCTAGAGGAAATGCTTAGTGGTTGCACTCAATTGGAA ACATTGATCCTGATGTTTGATGTCTCCGTATTTCTGCGCCATAGTTTTGCTCGTGTGTGGGCTCTGGCCTCGCCAAAACTCATTTCTCTTGAGATCGAGTATATTTCCTCAGTAATGATGACGGAACTGCTTAACCCTGCTGTGGGACTCCATCAGACATCGTCGCATCCATGGCCATCTGTATTGCCTAATTTACAGAAGTTATGCCTTTCTGTGGACTATATTACTGACACCATGGTGAGCACAATATCTAAGTGCCTCGTCTCCTTGACTCATCTAGATCTTCGAGATATACCCATAATGGAACCGAGAATGGCATTTGATCTCACTAACAACGGCCTTCAACAAATTAATGCACATGGTAAGCTGAAGCACCTCTGTTTGGTGAGAAGTCAAGAGATTGCTCCTACATTCTTCAAGCGAGTCAATGATCTCGGTATCCTTCTTATGGCTGATAAATGTTCGGCCATGGAAAGCATTTGTCTTGGTGGCTTTTGCCAAGTGACGGATACAGGTTATAAAACACTTCTGCATTCATGCTCCAAATTATATGTTCTCAGGGTGTTCCATGGTACTCATCTTACTGACCTGGTCTTTCATGACATAGCTGCAACGTCATGTTCTATGACACACGTTAGCCTACGGTGGTGTAATCTCTTAACGAACTTGGCCGTCACACGTTTGGCATCCAATGCAGATCTCTCCACTCTCGACTTGCGAGATTGTAGAAACCTTGGAGATGAAGCTCTTCGAGCTATCAGTATGCTTCCCAAGTTGAAGACTCTACTTCTCGACGGCTGTGATTTAACTGATGCAGGTTTATCCTACTTAAGCAAAGGTGTGATGAATCACCTGGTTTCGTTGTCTGTGAGAGGATGCAAGAGACTCACTGACAGATGCATCTCTTCCCTTTTTGATGGGAAGTCTAACCCAGAATTAAGAGAATTGGATCTATCAAATCTTCCAAATATCTCTGACGCTGCTGTCCTGTTACTAGCAAGAAGCCGCATCCTAATATCCGAGCTGCGGATGAGACAATGCCCCCTCATTGGTGACACTTCTGTCATGGCACTAGCCTCGATGCAGGTTGATGAGAACACTTGGTGTGGAAGTAGCTTGAGGTTGTTGGATATCTATAACTGCGGGGGCATCACTCAACTTGCATTCCGGTGGTTAAAGAAGCCGTATTTCCCTAGATTGAGATGGTTGGGGGTGACAGGATCCATGAACAGGGATGCCGTTGAGGCTCTGGCAAGAAGCAGGCCGTATATACACGTTACTACACAGGGTGAGGAACTAGGGACAGAACAGTGGGATAACATGGAGGATGCTCATTTGCAGGACTATGACGATGTGGACGAGTTTGAGGAGTGGCTTTTAGGAGGAGGgggaggagaaggagaaggagatgaCGATGACTACGAAGATGAAGAGCAAGATATGAGTGATGCTGAGATGGAAGATGCTGTTGGACATGAGTCGTGA